The genomic segment AACAGGAATCTGCAAAAGCCTCCAAAAATGTGCTTGAACTAGCAGGAGCTTCTCTTCCAGTCAAAAGCTCTGCAAAGCCTGCAGGTACTTCTCCTAAAAAAATATGTTCTGGTTTTCCCACCCCTGGAAGATTTTGCACACTAGTTAGTTCGGAAGTACAATTTATAGATTAAACTTTTTCTTATTTCTGTGAGTTTAGTCTGCCACCGAATAAGATATTGAATAAACtagattttaaattatgttttctttcCCTACATTCTAAAGCAGAAGAGAAGAATCAAGACTTATCAGAGTTGGAATTTGAGGCAAGGTCAGCAAAAGATGGGGCATGGTATGAGTCCTCCTATTCCTCTTGTAAAATATTGGAGTTTTTTGGGTAAATATTGATAGGATTTTATCTCATGAACAATCAATACATTCGGTTGATCTTTTACtcaatttattcatttttctCTTATCTTTTTATGACAATTTGGTTGAAGCTGCATTCCGTATGCTAAACTCTTTTCACTTACCCTATGGAAACAAAGAAAGTTTAAAGATGAACTGGAAAAGAGAAAAAAGTGGAATGATTTTTGCATGTTTAAAAGATACTATTACCAAGGGAATTTTTGGCTCTGCAGGTATGATGTTGATATGTTTCTTGCACACAGAGTTCTAAGTACTGGTGAAACTGtaagtatttaattttttttcaatatacaTGTCTATCAACTAAAAAAATATTCGGATTGTGTAGAAGATCTGGGTAGAGCTTTATAGGCTTTGCTTTCAGAGTTAAAAGCTTTGTTGTTGCTACACAACTTTCACTGCTATGAAAAACTAGAAAGAAACGCAATGATTTTGCACCATTTTTCtatgtaaattttatttaatgAATATTGTAATTTGTTAAAGGAAGTTCGTGTCAGATTTGTTGGATATGGAGCAGAAGAGGATGAGTGGATCAATATAAAAAAGGCAGTACGAGAACGTTCAGTTCCTCTCGAACATTCAGAATGTCACAAAGTAAAGGTTGGATATCCTGTCCTCTGCTTCCAGGTGATTGTAATTTTTAGCACCTTTTTCTGTTTAACATGACTTTGAAAATCTCCAGTCACGTCATAACGCCTTACTATCTTTGTTCTTACACCAGGAGAAGGGTGACCAAGCCAGCCATTATGATGCTCAAGTATTAGAAATCCAAAGGAGGATGCATGATATAAGGGGCTGCCGATGTATCTTTCTGGTTCGGTACAATCATGATGAAAGTGAGGCAagtatttccattttattttgtCTGCAATtgtccaaaatatatatatatatatatatatatatatatcatgcatatTTTTATATGGGTTAGTAGTTACATGTAATCATCATGAAATCGTAACCATTGAAAATTATTCTATAAAGAGAGAGAAAACATTATTACCATTTAACTTGTCAATTCCctgttgtttttcttcttttcaggAAAGAGTTCGTCTGAAAAGATTATGTGGTAGACCAACTTATAATTAAGACAGTTTTTCATATACTGCTTATGTCACTTTTAAGAAGGGCACAACCTTGTATTGCATTTTCAAGTTTGGGGCGGGTTGGGGCGTTTTAACAATTAGTGGATAAATCATCACCACAACTTGCAAGATTAAGATTACTGCTGCTTATGTATATgtacatatattttatatattctgGTGATAATATAGGGGGGATAATTCTAGTTCTACTTTGATATTATGTTCATCTGGATGATTAGGATATAAACAATGTTCTAAACAGTAATCGTCCTTTTGAACTGTTGTTTATTGGTAGGTAATTTAAGTTTTTACAGGCCAAATATATTGCGAAGGAGACTTGTTTTGATCCTCAATATTATGAAACCATCTAAATATAACACTACATATTTGATCAATAATTTGAAGTATGAAACCACCAAATTGTCAAATAAAAATTGAATGTTTCTATGGCAATGATAAAAAATAATCATGGTTAAtcaatgattttttatttttattttcgaCAATTGGATAGGAGCTCGTGTTATTTTGATGTTTGAACAAAATTATTTATGCATATATGTACTAAAAATTGGTATATTATACTTTTACTCATTTTTTGGAGAAAAATATggcatttttaaaatttattttttaaactatGAACAAGAATATTTCCTTCTATATACTCACATCTAACCACTTGAGCCCTCACTTATATCGCATGCTATTAAAAGAGTATGATTAGGGAAACTCTACTCATTAACCTCACCAACTTTACTAATGCTAACTCTAACCCCCTGTTGTTGTTTTTCACACAAATAACCTTACACACATAGTAAAAGACCGAAATACCCTTAAAAATATTAGTACTTTCTCCAAGTAAGATCCGGTCAATTCAAAACATGCGTGAACATCAACTTTCTAACATGATTCACACGTCTTTCACATGACTCATTCATGATTCACATATAGTTTACACGTGTTTTATACATCTCATAGTTCACAAATGGTTCACTAACACATGATTCATACATATTTTTCCCACATGATTCACACACGATTCACTCATGGGTCACACATGATTCACACATATTTTTTTACACATGTTCACATGTATTTCACACATGTTTCACACATAGTTCCCTCATGGTTTACATGTATTTCACACATGATTCATACTTCACACATTATTTACACATTATTCACCATAAATTCTAACATGATTCACACATAATTCATACTTCATTCACACATTGTTCACCATAAATTCAGAACATGGTTCACATACcgttcacaccaaattcacacttTTCACATCGAAATCATACATGGTTCACACCAACTTCACTTCAGACAtggttcacactaaattcacacATTTTTCACACCACAATCACACATAGCTCACACACGATTCAGACTAAATTCGGTCGTTGTTTACACCAAATTAAAAACATGGCTCAAATAGTTAGAACAAAGTTAGAAATTAAAGAAAATTCTACAATTTCTTTCAATAAAATGAAGTATTCTTCGCCTCATTCCTCACAAGCTATATATTCTATGAATAAACATTCAAGCATCATGAGTTTCTTTTCTCTAATCAAatacaacaacaaaaacaaaaaccatACCAATTCATTCTCTGACTAAATACAATAACAAAAACAATACCAATTTCTTTTCTTTAACTCAAtacaaaaaatacatatatacacTCAACTAGTCGGTGGCTGCAATGGAAGGCAAAGGGTTTGATGGCTCAGGCGACATGGGTTGCGGGCTCAAGCGATGGGGTTGCCGGTTCAGGCGATGGAGGCTACGGGCTCAGGCGACATGAGTTACGGGCACAGGCGATGGGGGCTGCAGGTTTAGGCGATGGAGGTTACAGGCTCTGGCGAAGGGGGTTGCAGGCCTTTGGCTCTGGCGAAGGGGGTTGCGGCTCTGGTTCTGGCGATGGAAGCATGGGGGTTGCGACTTCGGTGCTGCTTCGGTCTCAGGCGGCGGGAGCGGTGCTGCTTCGGTCCTAGGTGGCGGGAGCTGCGGTGGGAAGAAGCTTGGAAGATGGTGATGGTGGGTCTGAGCTGAGAGAGAAGGGACTGATGGTGAAGGTGAAGGAGAGAAAACGAAAAGAGTTAATTTGTTACAAGGGTATTTTAGTCTGAAAGAGTTATTTTAGTGAGAAACAAAAATGAGGGTATGTGATTAGTATTAGTGGGATTAATAGGGTTAATAGGTGGAGTTTCCCTATGATTATTACTATCTATTTTGTTAAGGAAACTTCACTAAATGACCTTAATACTCCCACTATTACTAACCATATACCCAAATTATTTTTCTCACAAACCCAAAATTCACTTAATATAACACAAATACCCTTAATGACTTAACACAATAGAAATGAGTATTTTGAATTTGCTCTTTTTCTCTtccattattattgttatttataGGTTATAGATGTATTATACAATAGTTTATGTGTTTTTTGAACTGTTTTGAGTTGAAAAACcacaaaaaaaaatgatttttttgttGAAACGACGAACTGAATAGTAGATTGTGATTTAAAAAATTTTTGTTCGAACTTTTTCCAATTGTTTTCTGACATTTTTCTAACCCATTTCTAACATTTTCCTATTCGATTCTAACATTTTTCTAACCCAGTTCTAACCTTTTTCTAACTCATTTCTAACATTTTTCTAACCCAGTTCTAACCTTTTCGCACTCATTTCTAATTTTTTCTAATCTGGTTCTAACTATTTTCTAACATTATTTCTAATTCTAACTTTTTTCTAACTTATGTCAAACTATTTTCTAACATTGCTTTTCTACAAATGTTATAAAATGGTTTGAATCTGGTTAGAAATGAATTAGAAAAATGTTAGAAATAGGTTAGCACTGGGTTAGAAAATGTTAGAAATAGATTAGAGCCAGGTTAGAAAAATGATAGAATCGGTTTAGAAaaatgttacaaaaaaaaaaactttaattgCAAAATCTACATGAAAATTCTTCATTTCAATCCgaaattaaaatattttgacaAGTTTTTCAACCTATAACAGTTCGAAAAACACATAAACTATTATATAACACACCATAACttataaataacaataatatttactCGTTATCAATTgcttcaaaattaattaaagattttgtTATAAGGagtatttttttcataaaaataacaaaaaaatcgCATATGCTTAGTAATATGGGTATCAATAAGGTCATTTTATGGAGTTTCTCTTTGTTAATTCTAACTACAATTTTGTGGGTAGTCCaacttaaaaaaatagaaataaaattataaattaattttataataatgagaaatatattttaattaagagATTATACAattttagaccttgtgttttgtaaaataatttaaatagacTCCTGAATCCGATTTCGATCAaagttttttttaacaaaaatcataaataattcaccaaactgaTACGCCACATCAAAAAAGCGTGAAGCTCATCTTTCTCTCTGCCATGGCGCGGAGACGAAAACTTGTGCAGAAGCTTGTTCAGCAAGAAGCTAGGCAGGAGCTCCCTTCATCCAATGAAGATTCAGCTGTCTTGCCTCCGTCTAGGATGGATAGCGAGTCTGTTGCAGTAGAGAATATGACTTTAGAGATCCATGAGAAAGCTGGTAAGGAGGTGATAGATCCCTCTCAGGTAAATCAATCTACTCCTGAGTTAAGTTCCTCATCGTGGGCGGAGGAGGTAGAGACCCAATCATTCCAAGAAGCTGCTAAGGAAACCTGGTCTCGATTTAGGGAATCTCTGCCTTCACATGGGTGTACAAAATTGCAATTCAAGGAACCTCTTCAGAAGGATGGTCAAAAATTTGCTCAGTTGGATTTTGAGGAAATTGCAGTAGAAGCCTCATTCTGGAAGTCTGCATTGATTTGTGTGGTTATTGGTGCCAATCCTCCATTACCCATTTTTGAGGGATTTATCAATCGCATTTGGGGGAAGCTAGGGGTTGAGCAAGTGGCAAGAATGAATTCCGGTTTTACTATGGTCAAATTTAGAGATGAAGCAACTCGTGATTTGGTCCTAGAATTAGGGGTGGTGCATTTTGACAAGAAGCCAGTAATCTTAAGGCCATGGACAACTGATATTGATTCTTTGAAATCAATTAAATTGGTACCAGTTTGGATCAGGCTTCCAGATCTTGGGTTACAGTATTGGGGAATCAATTGTTTGAGTGCACTGGTTAGCACAATAGGGAAACCTATAATGATAGATAGGATCACCAAAGATAAATCGAAGATAAAATTTGCTCGGGTTTTAGTGGACATGGAGATATCATAATCACTACCTCAATATATTAGTTATATCAATGAGAGAGGTCAAGTAGTGGATCAATTGATTGGCTTTGAGTGGCTACCTACGAAGTGTTATCAATGTAAAAAGTTGGGGCATACAACTACTTCTTGCAAGTTTGTGGATGGAGTCGTTTGGAGGAAGAAGGAGGTTGTGAAAGCACCAGTAGCTGACTGTTCTGATCCTAAAGAGATTGATAGTATTTTGAAGACTGCCCAGACACCTTCAGCTCATGCTCAATCAAAGGAGAAAGATGAGTCTTAACCTGAGGAGTACCAAAGGATCAAGGGTGGGCTTATCCGAAAAAATCAGGGAATTAGAAATCAAAACATCCAGCTCCTTCCCAGAAAACAAGGAATTCATTCAGTGTTCTTCAAGAACAGAAGCAGGTTCTCACTGACCCGTCCCCGTTATTGAACTTGAATGGAAAGTTTCAACTTAATGAGCTGGAATGTTAGAGGTTTAAATAAGAGGAATAAGCAGTTATCCATTTTAGATATCTGTAAGTTGAATAAAATTGGTATTGGGGCTCTTCTAGAAACTAAAATTAAAggagagagaattaaggaggttATGAGTTCTAGTTTTCTGGGTTGGGACTTCTATAGTAGTTTGAGTTTGGAGGGTAGAATTCTTTTAATTTGGAAGGTCTACTGGGTTAAAATAGAAGTAATAAAGGATCATGTTCAATTTCTCCACTGTAAGGTTCGACTTTGGGCTACAGACCAATCTTTTTGCCTAACAGTTGTTTATGGCTCTAACTAGCTGGAGGCCAGGAGATTTCTTTGGTTTGAACTTTCCAATTTAACTTTCCTAGTTAAGCCTTGGTTAGTTGTAGGTGATTTCAATGCTGTCTTTGATTTAGCAGATCGAATGGGAGGTAAGGCCATATCAATAAAAGAGTTAGAAGATGCAAGACAATGGCTTGATCTTGGTATAGTGGAAGAAATGAAGATTATGGGTTCGTTTTATACATGGTCGAACAATCAAGATGGGAGCAACCATATATTTTCCAAGTTAGACAGAGTGTTCTTTAATGAGGATtggcttgattcatttcctaatGTCAGTGCCATAGCGAATTGGGAGGTAGTTTCAGATCATTGTGCTATAATATTGAAGCATATTCCAGTCCAGAAAGAGGGCTTGTGACCATTTCGATTCTACAATATGTGGACTGGCCATCCTAATTTCAAGACAACAGTATTGACTAACTGGTATAAGCCTTTAAAGGCCGAGGGTCGAGGTCTGGAGCAGATATCTTGGAAGCTGTCTCGGCTTAAGTATGAGCTGAAGAGGTTTAATTGGAGGGTTATAGGAGATATTGTCAAGAAGTATGAGGAAAGCAAAAGAGTTTATCAGCAAGCTAAATCTACTCTTTTTTCTGATCCGAATAATCAAAGCTTGAGTGCAGCTGAGAGATCCTCTTTTCTGGAATTTAAGAAACAAGAGGAAGCCTATGCTAGTTTTCTTTATCAGAAGAGTAAGATAGATTGGCTCCGGTTTGGTGATGAAAACTCATCCATGTGTTTATGCTAGTATGAAGAAAAGGAAAACCAGTAACAGAATTGTGTCTTTTGTATCTGAAGATGGCAGAGTAGAAGACGATTACCCAAAGGTGATTAATCATTTTATTCAACACTTTCAATCTTTCTTGGGTTGCTCTAGTACAGGCTCAGGTCATATAGATTCTTCAATAATTGACTTGGGTCCGATTTTGAACCTTGAAGACCAAGTAGAGCTGATTAAACCTTTCTCTTATCAAGATGTCAAAACAACCATGTTTAGTATAAATGCTATTAAAAGTCCTGGTCCAGATGGGTTTGGAGCTGGTTTCTTCAAAAGTTTATGGACTGACATAGGGAAAGAGGTGTCTAAAGCAGTGCTTGAGATCTTTGACACAGGATATATTCCGAAGTTCTTGAATAGTACTATTTTAACTCTCATTCCTAAGGTTAGTCATCCTACAAATGCCACAGTGTATAGAACAATTGCTTGCTGTACTACTCTGTACACATGCATCTCAAAAATGCTTTGTAACAGATTGACTACTATTCTTCATAAGCTGGTCAATCAAAATCAGGGGGCTTTTTTTAAGAATAGATCTCTTGCCCATAATGTCCTTATTCTTCAAGATCTAATTAAGGGTTATAATCGCAAACAAAATTCTCCTCGTTGCTTAATGAAGATAGATATCAGTAAAGCCTATGATTCCATTGACTGGGATTTTTTAGAGAATGTGCTGAATGCATTCAGGTTCCCTAGTAGGTTCATTAGGTGGGTTATGATCTGTCTTAGAGGCTCCTCCTATTGCTTACTCATGAATGGTCGGCTCCAAGGTAGTTTTAAGGGAGGTAAAGGGCTTCGTCAAGGTGATCCTATCTCTCCCTTACTCTTTGTTCTAGTGAAGGAATATCTTACTCGAGCCCTTCATGAGGCTTCTAAGGATAAAAAATTCAGATTCCACCCTTTATGCAAATCTTTGAATATTATTAACCTTTGCTTTGCGGATGATTTACTTCTTGTTTGAAAAACTCATGCTAATTCTATTCCTGCATCTGGTCTGTACATTAATAATTTCAAGTCTTGAATATATTTTGGAGGCATTTCAGGCTTAGAGAAAGCTTCTCTGCTGAATCTATCTAAAATGACAGAAGGGTCTTTTCCTTTGGTTTATCTTGGCATGCCGTTGAGACCTACCAAATGGAAGGCTATGGACTGTGATATCATTCTTACGAAAATAAGGCAAAGGTTACATGGTTGGGCCAGTAGAAATTTGTCTTATGCTGGTCGTGTGCAACTTATCCATTCTGTCTTGTTGGGGATAAGGAATTACTGGATGAGCAtttttcttttgcctcaaagggTCATCAAGGAGATAGATTGTCTCTACAGGAATTTTTTGTGGGGAGTTAAAGGCACCAGAAGCAAGTTTCATCTAACCTCCTGGGATCAAGTTTGCAGGCCTAAAAGTCATGGCAGTTTAGGCTTTAAAGAGGGGCCTCTTTGGAATAAAATCAACCTTGCAA from the Humulus lupulus chromosome X, drHumLupu1.1, whole genome shotgun sequence genome contains:
- the LOC133803763 gene encoding protein SAWADEE HOMEODOMAIN HOMOLOG 1-like isoform X3, which encodes MDRLRRRDRKSFTGFTNTEIKKMEKMLEVSRETVLDKEFCQYVAKAFNRSSGRAGKPVVKWTEVHSWFHNAKQESAKASKNVLELAGASLPVKSSAKPAAEEKNQDLSELEFEARSAKDGAWYDVDMFLAHRVLSTGETEVRVRFVGYGAEEDEWINIKKAVRERSVPLEHSECHKVKEKGDQASHYDAQVLEIQRRMHDIRGCRCIFLVRYNHDESEERVRLKRLCGRPTYN
- the LOC133803763 gene encoding protein SAWADEE HOMEODOMAIN HOMOLOG 1-like isoform X2, whose product is MDRLRRRDRKSFTGFTNTEIKKMEKMLEVSRETVLDKEFCQYVAKAFNRSSGRAGKPVVKWTEVHSWFHNAKQESAKASKNVLELAGASLPVKSSAKPAEEKNQDLSELEFEARSAKDGAWYDVDMFLAHRVLSTGETEVRVRFVGYGAEEDEWINIKKAVRERSVPLEHSECHKVKVGYPVLCFQEKGDQASHYDAQVLEIQRRMHDIRGCRCIFLVRYNHDESEERVRLKRLCGRPTYN
- the LOC133803763 gene encoding protein SAWADEE HOMEODOMAIN HOMOLOG 1-like isoform X1, which produces MDRLRRRDRKSFTGFTNTEIKKMEKMLEVSRETVLDKEFCQYVAKAFNRSSGRAGKPVVKWTEVHSWFHNAKQESAKASKNVLELAGASLPVKSSAKPAAEEKNQDLSELEFEARSAKDGAWYDVDMFLAHRVLSTGETEVRVRFVGYGAEEDEWINIKKAVRERSVPLEHSECHKVKVGYPVLCFQEKGDQASHYDAQVLEIQRRMHDIRGCRCIFLVRYNHDESEERVRLKRLCGRPTYN